In Lycorma delicatula isolate Av1 chromosome 10, ASM4794821v1, whole genome shotgun sequence, a genomic segment contains:
- the LOC142331580 gene encoding uncharacterized protein LOC142331580 isoform X2, protein MIPKSVVWIRMNACSIFALITLPIVVFFLCVICFFEFPPILQKGSNLMSNEKPFIYRSSNKNIGQNEDTNFNSINDILLDNMDNNIKNNNKKPNITLFYKVINVLLIPLENTESSESVENTVERPPINRNNENTAHEDENSDEDDVILSMDMIALPLPKLKIDKNDIKQNNDIDEISNNNNNINYVNNNEKDEKISEVSDYVPKNNIIPGSFPREPLPENRSSEQTGPVRVDASTQTETIDQNEPVHVDDSKTENITKETENVDNTDAKERLLIDDAKRYKEETHQSSSDENHENNVIEFEDNFDLYYVNDLMDFNIPNTLICPNDGNDLYLLLVIRSYVKNFQQRKAIRETWGRLAKMEGISYLFILGIDSDNSLDNKLKHESDTYQDIVMTDLSEIEKNDAAKSIMSLKWIKLYCPNVKYVLFTNDNVFVNLPELSLFLRDENIKDNVMYGYLYEDYKPERNPTKKNYVSKKQFKKDVYPNYLADEGYIFPGKLAPVLYEKSLKTPYIKMGNILITGIVADKLNIPREDIPLFSTTFPDLPKTDKCSIFGFTMVFHPVSPGDLRFFWEELRKSGFKCGNFLINASRMIPQDKRMYANVNEKILYPILVGDEIKNDEKSLHLLSIEDGSDKNKNDKNNDVNK, encoded by the coding sequence gttccaacttgatgtctAACGAGAAACCGTTCATTTATAGAAgctctaataaaaatattggacaaaatgaagatacaaattttaattctataaatgatattttattagacAATATggataacaatattaaaaataataataaaaaaccaaatatcacattattttataaagttatcaaCGTATTATTGATACCTTTAGAAAATACCGAATCAAGTGAGAGTGTTGAAAATACTGTAGAAAGACCACCGAtcaatagaaataatgaaaatacagcaCATGAAGATGAAAACAGTGATGAAGATGATGTAATTTTATCGATGGATATGATCGCTTTACCGCTACCAaagttgaaaattgataaaaatgatattaaacagaataatgatatagatgaaataagtaataataataataatataaattatgttaataacaaCGAAAAAGACGAAAAAATTTCAGAGGTTAGCGATTATGTgcccaaaaataatataataccagGATCATTTCCCCGAGAACCGTTACCTGAAAATAGATCATCTGAACAAACCGGTCCTGTTCGCGTAGATGCTTCAACACAAACAGAAACTATCGATCAAAATGAACCGGTTCACGTAGATGattcaaaaacagaaaatatcacAAAAGAAACGGAAAATGTCGATAATACAGATGCCAAAGAACGTTTGTTAATAGATGATGCTAAACGCTATAAAGAAGAAACACATCAGTCTTCTAGTGATGAAAACCATGAAAATAATGTTATCGAATTTGaggataattttgatttatattatgtaaacgATCTAATGGATTTCAATATTCCAAACACATTAATTTGTCCTAATGATGGTAACGACCTATATTTATTGCTTGTAATACGTTCGTACGTTAAAAATTTTCAGCAAAGAAAAGCTATTAGAGAAACTTGGGGAAGATTAGCGAAAATGGAaggtattagttatttatttatattaggaaTAGATTCCGATAACAGTTtggataacaaattaaaacacgAGTCGGACACTTATCAAGATATCGTTATGACAGATTTAAGCGAAATCGAAAAAAATGATGCGGCTAAATCTATTATGTCTTTGAAATGGATTAAACTTTATTGTCCTAacgttaaatatgttttatttactaatgataATGTTTTCGTTAATTTACCGGAATTATCCTTATTTTTACGAGacgaaaatattaaagataatgtTATGTACGGTTACTTGTATGAAGATTATAAACCGGAAAGAAATCCTACAAAGAAGAATTACGTTtctaaaaaacagtttaaaaaagatGTCTATCCAAATTATTTAGCAGATGAAGGTTATATATTTCCTGGTAAATTAGCACCGGTTTTGTAtgagaaatcattaaaaacacCTTACATTAAAATGGGAAATATACTTATAACCGGTATAGTcgctgataaattaaatataccgAGGGAGGACATTCCTCTATTTTCAACGACTTTTCCAGATCTTCCAAAAACCGATAAATGTTCTATATTTGGTTTTACAATGGTATTTCATCCGGTATCACCTggtgatttaagatttttttgggaAGAATTAAGAAAATCTGGTTTTAAGTGTGGCAATTTCTTAATAAATGCCTCTAGAATGATACCGCAAGACAAACGTATGTATGcaaacgttaatgaaaaaattttgtatCCGATATTAGTCGGTGACGAAATTAAAAACGATGAAAAAAGTTTACATCTACTATCGATCGAAGACggtagtgataaaaataaaaatgataaaaataatgatgtaaataaataa
- the LOC142331580 gene encoding uncharacterized protein LOC142331580 isoform X1 produces MFEKEMIPKSVVWIRMNACSIFALITLPIVVFFLCVICFFEFPPILQKGSNLMSNEKPFIYRSSNKNIGQNEDTNFNSINDILLDNMDNNIKNNNKKPNITLFYKVINVLLIPLENTESSESVENTVERPPINRNNENTAHEDENSDEDDVILSMDMIALPLPKLKIDKNDIKQNNDIDEISNNNNNINYVNNNEKDEKISEVSDYVPKNNIIPGSFPREPLPENRSSEQTGPVRVDASTQTETIDQNEPVHVDDSKTENITKETENVDNTDAKERLLIDDAKRYKEETHQSSSDENHENNVIEFEDNFDLYYVNDLMDFNIPNTLICPNDGNDLYLLLVIRSYVKNFQQRKAIRETWGRLAKMEGISYLFILGIDSDNSLDNKLKHESDTYQDIVMTDLSEIEKNDAAKSIMSLKWIKLYCPNVKYVLFTNDNVFVNLPELSLFLRDENIKDNVMYGYLYEDYKPERNPTKKNYVSKKQFKKDVYPNYLADEGYIFPGKLAPVLYEKSLKTPYIKMGNILITGIVADKLNIPREDIPLFSTTFPDLPKTDKCSIFGFTMVFHPVSPGDLRFFWEELRKSGFKCGNFLINASRMIPQDKRMYANVNEKILYPILVGDEIKNDEKSLHLLSIEDGSDKNKNDKNNDVNK; encoded by the coding sequence gttccaacttgatgtctAACGAGAAACCGTTCATTTATAGAAgctctaataaaaatattggacaaaatgaagatacaaattttaattctataaatgatattttattagacAATATggataacaatattaaaaataataataaaaaaccaaatatcacattattttataaagttatcaaCGTATTATTGATACCTTTAGAAAATACCGAATCAAGTGAGAGTGTTGAAAATACTGTAGAAAGACCACCGAtcaatagaaataatgaaaatacagcaCATGAAGATGAAAACAGTGATGAAGATGATGTAATTTTATCGATGGATATGATCGCTTTACCGCTACCAaagttgaaaattgataaaaatgatattaaacagaataatgatatagatgaaataagtaataataataataatataaattatgttaataacaaCGAAAAAGACGAAAAAATTTCAGAGGTTAGCGATTATGTgcccaaaaataatataataccagGATCATTTCCCCGAGAACCGTTACCTGAAAATAGATCATCTGAACAAACCGGTCCTGTTCGCGTAGATGCTTCAACACAAACAGAAACTATCGATCAAAATGAACCGGTTCACGTAGATGattcaaaaacagaaaatatcacAAAAGAAACGGAAAATGTCGATAATACAGATGCCAAAGAACGTTTGTTAATAGATGATGCTAAACGCTATAAAGAAGAAACACATCAGTCTTCTAGTGATGAAAACCATGAAAATAATGTTATCGAATTTGaggataattttgatttatattatgtaaacgATCTAATGGATTTCAATATTCCAAACACATTAATTTGTCCTAATGATGGTAACGACCTATATTTATTGCTTGTAATACGTTCGTACGTTAAAAATTTTCAGCAAAGAAAAGCTATTAGAGAAACTTGGGGAAGATTAGCGAAAATGGAaggtattagttatttatttatattaggaaTAGATTCCGATAACAGTTtggataacaaattaaaacacgAGTCGGACACTTATCAAGATATCGTTATGACAGATTTAAGCGAAATCGAAAAAAATGATGCGGCTAAATCTATTATGTCTTTGAAATGGATTAAACTTTATTGTCCTAacgttaaatatgttttatttactaatgataATGTTTTCGTTAATTTACCGGAATTATCCTTATTTTTACGAGacgaaaatattaaagataatgtTATGTACGGTTACTTGTATGAAGATTATAAACCGGAAAGAAATCCTACAAAGAAGAATTACGTTtctaaaaaacagtttaaaaaagatGTCTATCCAAATTATTTAGCAGATGAAGGTTATATATTTCCTGGTAAATTAGCACCGGTTTTGTAtgagaaatcattaaaaacacCTTACATTAAAATGGGAAATATACTTATAACCGGTATAGTcgctgataaattaaatataccgAGGGAGGACATTCCTCTATTTTCAACGACTTTTCCAGATCTTCCAAAAACCGATAAATGTTCTATATTTGGTTTTACAATGGTATTTCATCCGGTATCACCTggtgatttaagatttttttgggaAGAATTAAGAAAATCTGGTTTTAAGTGTGGCAATTTCTTAATAAATGCCTCTAGAATGATACCGCAAGACAAACGTATGTATGcaaacgttaatgaaaaaattttgtatCCGATATTAGTCGGTGACGAAATTAAAAACGATGAAAAAAGTTTACATCTACTATCGATCGAAGACggtagtgataaaaataaaaatgataaaaataatgatgtaaataaataa